The genomic window AAAAGAATTATACGAGTGGTTGATTAAGTATATTAACGACAATCAACACGCTCCCTCCATTCGCCAAATGATGAAAGCGATGAACCTGCGATCGCCAGCCCCCGTCCAAAGTCGCTTAGAAAGATTAAGAAATAAAGGCTATATCGACTGGACCGAAGGAAAAGCGAGAACCTTGAGGATTTTACACCATCAGCCTAAAGGAGTCCCCATTTTAGGGGCGATCGCAGCAGGGGGATTAGTGGAACCCTTTACCGATGAACAGGAACGCCTAGACCTTTCTCATCTCATCCATGCTAACAATTACTGGGGGCTACGGGTGACCGGGGACAGTATGATCGAAGATTTAATCACCGACGGGGACCTAGCCATTATGCGCTCCTTAGACCCCGATGAAACCTTAAAAAATGGTGAAATTGTAGCAGCCAG from Crocosphaera subtropica ATCC 51142 includes these protein-coding regions:
- the lexA gene encoding transcriptional repressor LexA, producing MEPLTPAQKELYEWLIKYINDNQHAPSIRQMMKAMNLRSPAPVQSRLERLRNKGYIDWTEGKARTLRILHHQPKGVPILGAIAAGGLVEPFTDEQERLDLSHLIHANNYWGLRVTGDSMIEDLITDGDLAIMRSLDPDETLKNGEIVAARVEGVGTTLKRFYQEGEIVMLKPSNLNYQPIEVKANQIEVQGILVGVWRGY